One Ureaplasma urealyticum serovar 8 str. ATCC 27618 genomic window carries:
- the trxA gene encoding thioredoxin: MLIKLENNQNLNQILKDNHSKPVLIDFYADWCPPCRMLSPVLDSIEKKYGDEFTIIKVNVDHFPELSAQYQVKSIPSLFYVKNEEIKTNSLGFIDENSLVNKLRSI, encoded by the coding sequence ATGTTAATTAAATTAGAAAACAACCAAAACTTAAATCAAATACTAAAAGATAATCATTCAAAACCAGTTTTAATTGATTTTTATGCTGATTGATGCCCGCCTTGTCGTATGCTTTCACCAGTATTAGATTCAATTGAAAAAAAATACGGTGATGAATTTACTATTATTAAAGTAAACGTTGATCATTTTCCAGAATTATCTGCACAATATCAAGTTAAATCAATTCCATCTTTATTTTATGTAAAGAATGAAGAAATTAAAACAAATAGCTTAGGATTTATTGACGAAAATTCATTAGTTAATAAATTACGTTCAATTTAA
- a CDS encoding DEAD/DEAH box helicase produces MKFSDNNYQKWILDSLADQKIFEPTPIQTKAIPLISKKENVIGIAPTGTGKTLAFALPILNNLDLSQKLQAIIIAPTRELVRQIFSKIALFKKQQPLLQIKMLIGGESIDKQINSQLNKAHIIVATPTRLKQVLSSQVLDLRSINTLVFDEADMLMDLGFVNELDFINSQFINTNVQKISFSATLHEMLSIQLKKYFKNTKIINISNSIYENEKITHYVVHNHDKWHSLSTIMKTIKPYLCIIFANTKKEVELIYKYLVEQNKNVCILHGSLLQRERKNNYRDIKNNKFQYVVASDIASRGLDIDGASHIINWNLPSENEWYIHRAGRSGRGKYSGESYVLYDPKDHDKLLNLSKKGIVFHHKFIKQNELVDKQFVFKKKNQFHDLETQNEIKKVIATASTKVKPGYKKKIKEAIQKINQKNKRSHIEKKMNAHRIRGYKLKNSQ; encoded by the coding sequence ATGAAATTTAGTGATAATAATTATCAAAAATGAATCCTTGATTCTTTAGCTGATCAAAAGATTTTTGAACCAACTCCTATACAAACAAAAGCTATACCATTAATTAGTAAAAAAGAAAATGTTATTGGTATTGCGCCAACAGGAACAGGAAAGACTTTAGCTTTTGCTTTGCCAATTTTAAATAATTTAGATTTATCGCAAAAACTACAAGCTATTATCATTGCACCAACACGCGAATTAGTTCGTCAAATTTTTAGTAAAATTGCTCTTTTTAAAAAACAACAACCCCTTTTACAAATTAAAATGTTAATTGGTGGTGAAAGTATTGACAAACAAATTAACTCACAATTAAATAAAGCTCATATTATTGTTGCAACTCCAACACGTTTAAAACAAGTTTTATCATCGCAAGTACTTGACTTACGAAGTATTAATACTCTTGTTTTTGATGAAGCAGATATGCTAATGGATTTGGGTTTTGTTAATGAACTAGATTTTATTAATTCACAATTTATCAATACTAATGTTCAAAAAATTAGTTTTAGTGCAACATTACACGAAATGTTATCTATTCAATTAAAGAAATATTTTAAAAACACTAAAATTATTAATATTAGCAATTCAATTTATGAAAATGAAAAAATAACACATTATGTTGTTCATAATCATGATAAATGACATTCGTTATCAACAATTATGAAAACAATTAAACCTTATTTATGTATTATTTTTGCTAATACAAAAAAAGAAGTTGAATTAATTTATAAGTATTTAGTTGAACAAAATAAAAATGTTTGTATTTTACATGGTTCACTACTTCAACGTGAACGAAAAAATAATTATCGTGATATTAAAAATAATAAATTTCAATATGTTGTTGCCTCAGATATTGCAAGTCGTGGTTTAGATATTGATGGTGCAAGCCACATCATTAACTGAAATTTACCTTCTGAAAATGAATGATATATTCATCGTGCAGGCCGAAGTGGTCGTGGTAAATATAGTGGTGAATCATATGTGCTTTATGATCCAAAAGATCATGATAAATTATTAAATTTATCAAAAAAAGGGATTGTTTTCCATCATAAATTTATTAAACAAAACGAATTAGTTGATAAACAATTTGTATTTAAGAAAAAGAATCAATTCCATGATTTAGAAACCCAAAATGAAATTAAAAAAGTAATTGCAACAGCAAGCACTAAAGTTAAACCAGGTTATAAAAAGAAAATTAAAGAAGCGATTCAAAAAATCAATCAAAAAAACAAGCGTTCTCATATTGAAAAGAAAATGAATGCTCATCGAATTCGTGGATATAAATTAAAAAATAGTCAATAA
- the deoC gene encoding deoxyribose-phosphate aldolase, with translation MNKYSIYVDHTLLKPDASLDEIHNLCEEAEENEFYSVCINPCFIKVAKHYLLETPVKICTVVGFPLGANTIETKVFETRNAIALGADEIDMVININQLKSANREYCLQEINEVKKACSDKVLKVIVETALLDQEQKEFAARIILESDADFIKTSTGFAKEGAKLEDIILWKQILGDAKQIKAAGGIKNLDDFKAFIDAGATRIGTSSAIKILNNQ, from the coding sequence ATGAATAAATATAGTATTTACGTTGATCACACTTTATTAAAACCTGATGCAAGTTTAGATGAAATTCACAATTTATGCGAAGAAGCTGAAGAAAATGAATTTTACTCAGTTTGTATTAACCCTTGTTTTATTAAAGTTGCCAAACATTATTTATTAGAAACACCTGTAAAAATTTGTACAGTTGTTGGTTTTCCACTAGGTGCTAATACAATTGAAACAAAAGTTTTTGAAACAAGAAATGCCATTGCTTTAGGTGCTGATGAGATTGATATGGTTATTAATATTAATCAACTAAAAAGTGCTAATCGTGAATATTGCTTACAAGAAATTAATGAAGTTAAAAAAGCGTGTAGTGATAAAGTTTTAAAAGTGATTGTTGAAACAGCACTTTTAGATCAAGAACAAAAAGAATTTGCAGCTAGAATTATTTTAGAATCAGATGCTGATTTTATTAAAACATCAACTGGTTTTGCTAAAGAAGGAGCAAAACTTGAGGATATTATTTTATGAAAGCAAATATTAGGTGATGCTAAACAAATTAAAGCTGCTGGAGGAATTAAAAATCTTGATGATTTCAAAGCTTTTATTGATGCTGGAGCAACAAGAATTGGCACTTCATCAGCCATCAAAATATTAAATAATCAATAA
- a CDS encoding HPr family phosphocarrier protein → MISREFTIVAELSTFIKAITYFVNTASDFSSSITIKANGRQADAKSIINIMALGIKQGTKIELSAVGNDANEAINKLEEILIEQKLI, encoded by the coding sequence ATGATATCGAGAGAATTTACTATTGTAGCAGAATTATCAACGTTTATTAAAGCGATTACTTATTTTGTTAATACAGCAAGTGATTTTAGTTCATCAATTACAATTAAAGCGAATGGACGTCAAGCAGATGCTAAATCAATTATTAACATTATGGCTTTAGGTATTAAACAAGGTACAAAAATCGAGTTAAGTGCTGTTGGTAATGATGCAAATGAAGCAATTAATAAATTAGAAGAAATTTTAATTGAACAAAAATTAATTTAA
- a CDS encoding phospholipase D-like domain-containing protein produces the protein MRKRILAKFIITFICVLLIINVALVATYFHHRPTAIVTDILISFYILNTTIGLYILSSKHRQDRSKKSWLFVFLFLPIISIILFWIFGSRPFKDKRINDIIANRRVLFKYEDYEFYHNFQNMNFSNNGLDLIRKIGLYNYQLFRTPIYCDNQITIIKEANEMYEQTIKLIRSAKKTIYLQYYIIEDGRWLQSLVKELIAKSNEGVKIYILYDPIGTLNKFPKKYREQLINNNVEIACFKARADYKFRSTINFRSHRKYLIVDGQTAISGGSNIGDSYLNIDAKVGHWVDLNYILTGGIVHTILLEFIHDWYYYTPFSKTNSFNDVVNNMHPQPYLAYDENNLVNDDVKNKTLTTLLHTGPDQSTSSLNEILVMAIANAKKSITIFTPYLFPTEDILIGLKAASNAGIKVKIILPGRVDSWGFIISMNRLSYESLIKSGVQIYEYSGFLHTKAILIDDDISLLGSYNLDNRALVINYESLLTVYSLQVNQEITEVFNQYLRNSQLIHLEDLDNKFTFSELVQTIFVNIFQLLL, from the coding sequence ATGAGAAAAAGAATTCTAGCGAAATTTATCATAACATTCATTTGTGTGTTATTAATAATTAATGTTGCGCTAGTAGCGACATATTTTCATCATCGACCAACAGCAATTGTTACAGATATTTTAATATCATTTTATATTTTAAATACCACAATCGGTTTATATATTTTATCTTCAAAACACCGTCAAGACCGTTCTAAAAAATCGTGATTGTTTGTTTTCTTATTTTTACCAATTATTTCAATTATTTTATTTTGAATTTTTGGATCGCGCCCTTTTAAAGATAAAAGAATTAATGATATTATTGCTAATCGACGTGTGCTTTTTAAATATGAAGATTATGAATTTTATCATAATTTTCAAAACATGAATTTTAGTAATAATGGCCTTGATTTAATTCGTAAAATTGGTCTTTATAATTATCAACTTTTCCGTACGCCCATTTATTGTGATAATCAAATTACAATTATTAAAGAAGCAAATGAAATGTATGAACAAACCATTAAGTTAATAAGAAGCGCTAAAAAAACAATTTATTTACAATATTACATTATTGAAGATGGTCGTTGACTACAATCGCTTGTTAAAGAGTTAATCGCAAAAAGTAATGAAGGCGTTAAAATATACATTTTATACGATCCAATTGGAACACTAAATAAATTCCCTAAAAAATATCGTGAACAACTAATTAATAATAATGTAGAAATTGCTTGTTTTAAAGCACGAGCTGATTATAAATTTAGAAGTACAATTAATTTTCGCTCTCATCGTAAATATTTAATTGTTGATGGACAAACTGCTATTAGTGGTGGTTCTAATATTGGTGATTCTTATTTAAATATTGATGCTAAAGTTGGTCATTGAGTTGATTTGAATTATATTTTAACAGGTGGAATTGTGCACACAATTTTATTGGAGTTTATTCATGATTGATACTACTATACACCATTTTCAAAAACAAATAGTTTTAATGATGTTGTTAATAATATGCATCCCCAACCATATTTAGCATATGATGAAAACAATTTAGTAAATGATGATGTTAAAAATAAAACCTTAACAACACTTTTACATACAGGACCTGATCAATCAACTAGTTCTTTAAATGAAATTTTAGTTATGGCAATTGCTAATGCTAAAAAATCTATTACCATTTTTACACCATATTTATTCCCAACAGAAGACATTTTAATTGGTCTTAAAGCTGCATCAAACGCTGGAATAAAAGTCAAAATTATTTTGCCTGGTCGTGTTGATTCATGAGGTTTTATTATTTCAATGAATCGTTTAAGTTACGAATCATTAATTAAATCTGGTGTTCAAATTTATGAATATAGTGGTTTTTTACACACTAAAGCAATTTTAATTGATGATGATATATCATTGTTAGGTTCTTATAATCTTGACAATCGTGCGCTAGTAATTAATTATGAGTCCTTATTAACAGTTTATTCATTACAAGTTAACCAAGAAATCACTGAAGTTTTTAACCAATATTTACGTAATTCACAGTTAATTCATTTAGAAGATTTAGATAATAAATTCACTTTTAGTGAACTAGTTCAAACAATATTTGTCAATATCTTTCAGCTACTTTTATAA
- a CDS encoding MATE family efflux transporter: MSCLINKKQNSFFKLNFRKIFGDKEFVKKALKLFFPAIIQNIIITVVAYVDNFFLATYAPQSQGLDAKTATILATQLLYLPTIFTVAVCYACSVYSSQYLGSKNYHKFKETINYMILGSVVLNIPFLIAYIGFPQWSVTTYAGSIGNFGKDLSKITPEELANFEKVNKWASMYLQYAMIGQCFYAFSYPFAIAHRQDARPTIPLFGSIAALCLNCILDPVLMILVAKTPEEAVMLAVFSTIASRGFDLSIVLLCVFIFKKRATYVVNYWNLTWRLLKNIFKRGWFIAVNEIIFSLSTILLSLFLYKYHPDIRASASTALLISQFTKLIWPGMNTIVAVLVLSHLGRNEISAAKQNSRYTIAWSLVIACILAIILFILSFFINPLLNPPLSNSLVDIEHAKKVAKLATQLEWVLVAEIIILGPYAAMNNCIRGAGVIYGSINDSSVMITWVVMFALISTFAYHPKIPHVLTFALLESNWLVKMILVSILFSKVNWAKNLINTNQLKTINNMQTFAFNYNKNK, translated from the coding sequence TTGAGTTGTTTAATTAATAAAAAACAAAATAGTTTTTTTAAATTGAATTTTAGAAAAATATTTGGCGATAAAGAATTTGTTAAGAAAGCACTTAAATTATTTTTTCCAGCAATTATACAAAACATTATCATAACTGTTGTTGCTTATGTTGATAACTTTTTTTTAGCAACATACGCGCCCCAATCACAAGGATTAGATGCTAAAACGGCAACAATTCTTGCGACGCAATTATTATATTTACCTACAATTTTTACAGTGGCTGTTTGTTATGCGTGTAGTGTTTATAGTTCGCAGTATTTAGGAAGTAAAAATTATCATAAGTTTAAAGAAACAATAAACTATATGATTTTAGGTTCAGTAGTATTAAATATCCCTTTTTTAATTGCTTATATTGGTTTTCCACAATGATCAGTAACAACATACGCTGGATCAATTGGTAATTTTGGTAAAGACCTCTCAAAAATTACACCAGAGGAATTAGCTAACTTTGAAAAAGTTAATAAATGAGCATCAATGTATTTACAATATGCGATGATTGGTCAATGTTTTTATGCTTTTTCGTATCCATTTGCCATTGCTCATCGCCAGGATGCACGACCAACCATTCCTTTATTTGGAAGTATTGCAGCTCTTTGTTTAAATTGTATTTTAGATCCAGTTTTAATGATTTTAGTCGCTAAAACACCAGAAGAAGCAGTTATGTTAGCTGTGTTTTCAACAATTGCTTCACGTGGTTTTGATTTATCTATTGTTTTATTATGTGTGTTTATTTTTAAAAAACGTGCAACATATGTTGTTAATTATTGAAATTTAACATGACGATTGCTAAAAAACATTTTTAAACGTGGATGATTTATTGCTGTTAATGAAATTATATTTTCACTTTCAACAATTCTATTATCATTGTTTTTATATAAATACCATCCTGATATTCGTGCTTCTGCTTCAACTGCTTTATTAATTTCACAATTTACGAAATTAATTTGACCAGGAATGAATACTATTGTAGCTGTTCTTGTACTTTCACATTTAGGAAGAAATGAAATTAGTGCTGCAAAACAAAACTCACGTTATACAATTGCTTGATCTCTTGTTATTGCATGCATTTTAGCGATTATATTATTTATATTATCATTCTTTATTAACCCTTTATTGAATCCGCCATTATCAAATTCACTAGTTGATATTGAACATGCTAAAAAAGTAGCAAAATTAGCAACTCAATTAGAATGAGTTTTAGTTGCTGAAATTATTATTTTAGGCCCATATGCAGCAATGAATAATTGTATTCGTGGTGCTGGAGTTATTTATGGATCAATTAATGATAGTTCAGTCATGATTACATGAGTAGTAATGTTTGCTTTAATTAGTACATTTGCATATCATCCTAAAATTCCTCATGTTCTAACATTTGCTTTACTTGAATCTAATTGATTAGTAAAAATGATTCTTGTAAGTATCTTATTTTCAAAAGTTAATTGAGCTAAAAATTTAATTAACACTAATCAATTAAAAACAATAAATAATATGCAAACATTTGCATTTAATTACAATAAAAATAAATAA
- a CDS encoding MATE family efflux transporter, which yields MRFDFFKKSRKTKVNWLTNQFGDKVFMKTAAKLFFPAILEVIILSSVNYFDSLFIALFTPDNMGAAAKTATVLATQLMFLPTIFFYAIVAAAGILAAQYYGKRDYLRFKETINFMLLFGSIVVVIFVIIYMVVPLEMIQLYSGNTLDDSASEEAKRIYDLTNHWAASYLRWQSLTLIPYMFTFSIATAYRQHNNAIMPLISSSIAVLVNIILDPVLIKYCATRPFEAILFVAIATIIARCIDAGIMLVLTLFRKSYPYYFFNHLKLSKRVIKLIFIHGWQVLVNEILFSVGTTIILMFYTRYSQDHRDAISTVTLIIQFTNLIWPGAASTVAVLVLANLGANKHDLAKENTRKLINWGIVVGVSIGIILLILSTFVNQLLNPPLDYTEQGLKQAAHTATIAMYLEWIVIMVVLTQGPYSVIYFCIRGGGSRWLLTIDCLSTFIWLIIMGCVTHINVPENYSDRLHVVLLFFIMESQNISKLIMAIVIFKKTNWAQNLVDEEKEITSEIGNEKEEKPKKQLESKIENKVINTNSQGVMNEI from the coding sequence ATGCGCTTCGATTTTTTTAAAAAATCACGAAAAACAAAAGTAAATTGGTTAACGAATCAGTTTGGCGACAAAGTTTTCATGAAAACCGCTGCTAAGTTATTTTTTCCAGCAATTCTTGAAGTTATTATTTTATCGTCTGTTAACTATTTTGATAGTCTTTTCATTGCTTTATTTACACCTGATAATATGGGGGCAGCTGCAAAAACTGCAACAGTGTTAGCAACACAATTGATGTTCTTACCAACAATTTTTTTCTATGCTATTGTAGCAGCGGCAGGAATTTTAGCCGCACAATATTATGGTAAAAGAGATTATTTAAGATTTAAGGAAACAATAAACTTTATGTTATTGTTTGGTTCCATTGTAGTAGTGATATTTGTCATTATTTATATGGTAGTACCACTAGAAATGATTCAATTATATTCAGGAAATACTTTAGATGATTCAGCTTCTGAAGAAGCAAAACGTATTTATGATTTAACAAATCATTGAGCAGCAAGTTATTTACGTTGACAATCATTAACTTTAATTCCTTACATGTTTACATTCTCAATTGCGACTGCTTATCGTCAACACAACAATGCCATTATGCCATTGATTTCTAGTTCAATTGCGGTGTTAGTTAATATTATCTTAGACCCAGTGTTAATTAAATATTGTGCAACAAGACCCTTTGAAGCAATTTTATTTGTGGCTATTGCTACAATTATTGCTAGATGTATAGATGCTGGCATTATGTTAGTTTTAACATTATTCCGCAAGAGTTATCCATACTACTTCTTTAACCATTTAAAATTAAGTAAAAGAGTTATTAAACTAATTTTTATTCATGGTTGACAAGTATTAGTTAATGAAATTTTATTCTCAGTTGGTACAACAATCATTTTAATGTTCTATACAAGATATAGTCAAGATCATCGTGATGCAATTTCAACAGTTACTTTAATTATTCAATTTACTAACTTGATTTGACCAGGAGCTGCATCAACAGTTGCTGTTTTAGTATTAGCTAATCTTGGTGCTAATAAACATGATTTGGCAAAAGAAAATACACGAAAATTAATTAATTGAGGTATTGTTGTAGGGGTTAGCATAGGAATTATTTTATTAATTCTATCAACATTTGTGAACCAATTATTAAACCCACCTCTAGATTATACAGAACAAGGTTTAAAACAAGCAGCACATACTGCAACAATTGCAATGTATTTAGAATGAATTGTAATTATGGTTGTTCTAACACAAGGTCCATATTCAGTAATTTACTTCTGTATTCGTGGTGGTGGTAGTCGTTGATTATTAACAATCGATTGCTTATCAACTTTTATTTGATTAATTATTATGGGTTGTGTAACACATATTAATGTTCCAGAAAATTATAGTGATCGTTTACATGTTGTGCTTTTATTCTTCATCATGGAATCTCAAAATATTTCTAAATTAATTATGGCTATAGTTATCTTTAAAAAGACAAATTGAGCACAAAATTTAGTTGATGAAGAAAAAGAAATTACTTCTGAAATTGGTAATGAAAAAGAAGAAAAGCCAAAAAAACAATTAGAATCAAAAATAGAAAATAAAGTGATTAATACTAATTCACAAGGTGTGATGAATGAAATTTAG
- a CDS encoding transketolase: MNRYVNAMRSLALQAINKANQGHSGMSISAAPIIYTLYKGLMTISKSHPKWFNRDRLVLSAGHGSMALYPVFYFSSLLTLDDIKNFRNDNHLTPGHPEVLSNNYIDASTGPLGQGVANAVGMAITESYLRAEFASLKGVVDHYTYCIVGDGDLQEGISYEAMSIAGKLKLSKLIILHDSNDYQLDSAVSDVNIEDLKMRVESMGWNYLKTDNNPENIFKAIAEAKWKKNVKPTFIEVKTIIGEGTSFENSNEAHAAAISKEELEKFGKRFHTKTNNFEFHQEIFDHFFFNVVARGESAYNQWQQLVDQYMQTNPEQMQRLLNYINGNYEDLNKMLDENKIVNLSDSTRSYLKQYFAQLKDLKSALVLSADLAKSTFTKIGENAFNDDYKNPYIKFGIREFAMAGAMNGISLHQGAKAIGGTFLAFSDYMKPAIRLTAISNLANLFIFSHDSYAVGGDGPTHQPVDQLPMLRAIPNVEVIRPADHYEVKHALSYSFKQKQKPICLVTSRQAIKQINEQKPQDFTKGAYIINSPFSFSENPDYTIIASGSEVSLANDAAKEIFEKHQLKVKVISAFNLNLFLQQKPEVIKNLVSSKNGLLAIEASSEMLWWKLSVYTNKFMQIAANQFGRSADGNKLMHEFGFSVENIINQLLNKK; encoded by the coding sequence ATGAATCGTTATGTTAACGCAATGCGTTCACTTGCTTTACAAGCTATTAATAAAGCAAATCAAGGGCATAGTGGAATGAGTATTTCTGCTGCGCCCATTATTTATACTCTTTATAAAGGATTAATGACTATTTCTAAATCACATCCAAAATGATTTAATCGTGATCGTTTAGTTTTATCAGCTGGGCATGGATCAATGGCATTATATCCTGTTTTTTATTTTTCATCATTATTAACACTTGATGATATTAAAAACTTTCGTAATGACAATCATTTAACACCAGGTCATCCTGAAGTTTTATCAAATAATTATATTGATGCATCAACTGGTCCATTAGGTCAAGGTGTTGCTAATGCAGTTGGTATGGCAATTACTGAAAGTTATTTAAGAGCAGAATTTGCCAGCCTTAAAGGTGTTGTTGATCATTATACATACTGCATTGTTGGTGATGGTGATTTACAAGAAGGGATTAGTTATGAAGCAATGAGTATTGCTGGGAAACTTAAATTATCAAAACTAATTATTCTACATGATTCAAATGATTATCAATTAGATTCAGCAGTTAGTGATGTAAATATTGAAGATTTAAAAATGCGTGTTGAATCAATGGGATGAAATTATTTAAAAACTGATAATAATCCCGAAAATATTTTTAAAGCAATTGCTGAAGCTAAATGAAAGAAAAATGTTAAACCAACATTTATTGAAGTAAAAACAATTATTGGTGAAGGAACATCATTTGAAAATAGTAATGAAGCTCATGCTGCAGCAATATCTAAAGAAGAGTTAGAAAAATTTGGTAAACGTTTTCACACAAAAACTAATAATTTTGAATTTCATCAAGAAATCTTTGACCATTTCTTTTTTAATGTTGTCGCTCGTGGTGAAAGTGCATATAATCAATGACAACAATTAGTTGATCAATATATGCAAACAAATCCTGAACAAATGCAACGTTTATTAAATTACATTAATGGAAATTATGAAGATTTAAATAAAATGTTAGATGAAAACAAGATTGTTAATTTAAGTGATTCAACTCGTAGTTATTTAAAACAATACTTTGCTCAACTTAAAGATCTTAAATCAGCACTTGTTTTATCAGCTGATTTAGCAAAATCAACATTTACAAAAATTGGCGAAAACGCTTTTAATGATGATTATAAAAATCCATACATTAAATTTGGGATTCGTGAATTTGCCATGGCTGGAGCTATGAATGGGATTAGTTTGCACCAAGGTGCTAAAGCAATTGGGGGAACTTTTTTAGCCTTCTCTGATTATATGAAACCTGCTATTCGTTTAACTGCTATTAGCAATTTAGCTAACTTATTTATTTTTAGTCATGATAGTTATGCTGTTGGTGGAGATGGACCAACACATCAACCAGTTGATCAATTGCCAATGTTAAGAGCAATTCCTAATGTAGAAGTTATTCGCCCTGCTGATCATTATGAAGTCAAACATGCTCTATCATATAGTTTTAAACAAAAACAAAAACCAATTTGTTTAGTTACTTCACGTCAAGCTATTAAACAAATCAATGAACAAAAACCACAAGATTTCACTAAAGGTGCATACATTATTAACTCGCCATTTTCTTTTAGTGAAAATCCTGATTACACAATTATTGCTTCAGGTAGTGAAGTAAGTTTAGCAAATGATGCAGCTAAAGAAATTTTTGAAAAACATCAATTAAAAGTTAAAGTTATTTCAGCTTTTAACTTAAATTTATTTTTACAACAAAAACCTGAAGTTATTAAAAATTTAGTAAGTTCAAAAAATGGTTTATTAGCGATTGAAGCATCGAGCGAAATGCTTTGATGAAAACTATCAGTTTATACTAATAAATTTATGCAGATTGCTGCTAATCAATTTGGGCGTAGCGCAGATGGTAATAAATTAATGCACGAATTTGGTTTTAGTGTTGAAAACATTATCAATCAACTTTTAAATAAAAAATAA